A DNA window from Anaerocolumna sp. AGMB13020 contains the following coding sequences:
- a CDS encoding V-type ATP synthase subunit A has protein sequence MNITGKIYGINGPIVYVAGNQGFKMGEMVLVGNEKLVGEVIGLTKDETTVQVYEETTGIKPGELVYSTGAAISVTLAPGIISNIFDGIERPLKEIAKQSGAYIARGVSVDALDTQKLWDVHITVKEGDKIYGGTIIAEVPETRAVVHKSMVPPDVEGVVVKAAKDGQYTINDTIVTIQTPDGVTKELTLTQKWPIRVPRPTSKRYPSDRPLITGQRILDTLFPIAKGGTAAIPGGFGTGKTMTQHQLAKWSDADIIVYIGCGERGNEMTEVLEDFSKLVDPKSGNPLLDRTTLIANTSNMPVAAREASIYTGITLAEYYRDMGYHVAIMADSTSRWAEALRELSGRLEEMPAEEGFPAYLASRLSSFYERAGFMQNLNGTEGSVSIIGAVSPQGGDFSEPVTQNTKRFVRCFWALDKSLAYARHFPAIHWLTSYSEYLNDLAPWYTENVGRDFIDSRNQILSLLTQENQLNEIVKLIGSDVLPDDQKLVLEIARVIRLGFVQQNAYHPSDTYVPLDKQLKMMNTILYLFSKSKQLIAMNMPMSLLKQEDIFDKVISIKYDVANDELFKFDHYTAMIDDFYNRIMAKNG, from the coding sequence ATGAATATAACAGGAAAAATATACGGAATTAACGGACCAATTGTATATGTGGCAGGTAATCAGGGCTTTAAAATGGGCGAAATGGTTCTTGTAGGCAACGAGAAATTGGTCGGAGAAGTAATCGGTCTGACAAAAGATGAGACCACCGTCCAGGTATATGAAGAGACTACCGGTATCAAACCCGGCGAGTTGGTATATTCAACCGGTGCAGCTATTTCCGTTACTTTAGCACCAGGAATTATCAGTAATATCTTTGACGGAATTGAACGTCCTTTAAAGGAAATCGCAAAACAATCTGGTGCTTATATTGCCAGAGGTGTCAGCGTTGATGCACTTGATACACAGAAACTCTGGGATGTACACATAACAGTAAAAGAAGGGGATAAGATCTATGGCGGCACTATCATTGCTGAAGTTCCGGAAACCCGTGCTGTCGTACACAAATCCATGGTCCCTCCCGATGTGGAGGGTGTGGTTGTCAAAGCTGCAAAAGACGGACAGTATACCATAAATGACACCATTGTAACCATCCAGACTCCTGACGGAGTAACAAAAGAGCTGACTCTAACACAGAAATGGCCTATTCGTGTTCCCAGACCTACCTCCAAGAGATATCCTTCTGACCGTCCTCTGATTACCGGACAGCGTATCCTTGATACGCTCTTCCCGATTGCAAAAGGCGGTACAGCAGCTATTCCCGGTGGTTTCGGAACCGGTAAGACTATGACACAGCATCAGCTTGCCAAATGGTCCGATGCGGATATTATCGTTTACATTGGCTGCGGTGAACGCGGAAATGAAATGACAGAGGTTTTGGAGGACTTCTCTAAGTTAGTGGATCCCAAATCCGGAAATCCTTTACTTGACAGAACAACACTTATTGCAAATACCTCCAACATGCCAGTTGCTGCCCGTGAAGCGAGTATTTATACAGGTATAACACTTGCTGAGTACTACCGTGATATGGGTTATCACGTAGCTATCATGGCTGACTCCACTTCTCGTTGGGCAGAGGCTCTTCGTGAGTTATCCGGCCGTCTGGAAGAAATGCCTGCCGAGGAAGGTTTCCCTGCATACCTTGCCTCCAGATTATCAAGCTTTTACGAAAGAGCCGGCTTTATGCAGAACTTAAACGGAACAGAAGGCAGCGTATCCATTATCGGTGCCGTATCCCCTCAGGGTGGTGACTTCTCAGAACCCGTTACCCAGAATACCAAACGTTTTGTTCGCTGCTTCTGGGCACTTGATAAATCACTGGCTTACGCAAGACATTTCCCTGCCATTCACTGGTTAACCAGCTACAGCGAGTATTTAAATGACTTAGCTCCCTGGTACACAGAGAATGTCGGAAGAGATTTCATAGACAGCAGAAATCAAATCCTTAGCTTATTAACACAGGAAAATCAGTTAAATGAAATCGTTAAGCTTATCGGTAGTGATGTACTCCCTGATGATCAGAAACTGGTACTTGAGATTGCCAGAGTAATCCGTTTGGGCTTCGTACAGCAGAATGCTTACCATCCTTCCGATACTTACGTTCCGCTTGATAAACAGCTTAAGATGATGAATACCATACTTTATCTGTTTTCCAAGTCCAAACAACTTATTGCAATGAACATGCCTATGTCTTTATTAAAGCAGGAGGATATCTTTGATAAGGTAATCTCCATTAAGTATGATGTTGCAAATGATGAACTTTTCAAATTTGATCACTATACCGCTATGATTGATGACTTCTATAATCGCATCATGGCAAAGAACGGTTAA
- a CDS encoding V-type ATP synthase subunit E — protein sequence MTLDEKLEQFYNSAMESATSQNIEIIEEYQKSLQQIFDEHKEELIRKSEATYRAESEKLMREKNKEVASEVINLKRKLSDRAFELRNQLFQDVSAKLQEYMKTSDYFDLLVKQIKAVKDFAGKDEVIIYINSTDSSLKPTLEASTGAALTVSDRDFIGGIRAVIQGKSILIDNSFLTRMEESKNKFAVS from the coding sequence ATGACTTTAGATGAGAAATTAGAACAATTTTATAATTCTGCAATGGAAAGCGCAACCAGCCAGAATATTGAAATAATTGAAGAATATCAGAAATCACTGCAGCAGATCTTTGACGAGCACAAGGAAGAACTTATCCGGAAATCCGAGGCAACTTACCGTGCGGAATCAGAAAAACTCATGCGTGAGAAAAATAAAGAAGTTGCAAGTGAAGTAATTAATTTAAAGCGTAAATTAAGCGACCGGGCATTTGAATTAAGGAATCAGTTGTTTCAGGATGTATCCGCTAAATTACAGGAGTACATGAAAACCTCTGATTATTTTGATTTACTGGTTAAACAGATAAAAGCTGTAAAGGATTTTGCGGGAAAAGATGAGGTTATTATCTATATCAATTCTACCGATTCGAGCTTAAAGCCTACTTTAGAAGCTTCCACCGGTGCTGCATTAACTGTCAGTGACCGCGATTTTATCGGCGGTATCAGAGCAGTTATACAGGGAAAAAGTATATTAATCGATAATTCATTTCTGACCAGAATGGAAGAATCCAAAAATAAATTCGCTGTAAGTTAA
- a CDS encoding V-type ATP synthase subunit F: protein MRMFLISDNVDTYTGMRLTGVDGVVIHSRKHLKEQLDKALADKTIGVLLITEKFSREFPDVINDVKLNRKLPLIVEIPDRHGTGRKPDFITSYVNEAIGIKL, encoded by the coding sequence ATGCGTATGTTTCTTATCAGTGATAATGTTGATACTTACACGGGAATGCGCCTTACAGGCGTAGACGGGGTTGTCATACATTCCAGGAAGCATTTAAAAGAACAGCTGGATAAAGCGCTTGCAGATAAAACCATCGGTGTCCTGCTGATTACAGAAAAATTCAGCCGCGAATTTCCAGATGTGATAAATGATGTTAAATTGAACCGAAAGCTTCCGTTGATTGTTGAAATTCCAGACCGCCACGGAACGGGAAGAAAGCCCGATTTTATTACTTCCTATGTTAATGAAGCAATTGGAATAAAATTGTAG